The genome window CCTTTTTATTCTAACTTTTCTAatcttgaaataaaattaacatttgacCCATAGACAAAGTCCCTTTTTTGACATCTCCTACAAAGAGGTCAGTGCTTTCTTAACATGATCCAAAAACTTATAAGAAGTATCATTTTAATCGCAGATGTTATCCTTCTTCCTTGGAACTGCTCTTTGAACTCAAAAACACCCTAAAGTAATATAGGTATGAAAGGATTTGTTTAGACACTCAAAACATTAGCATGACACACGCAAATAGAAAATATCAcaatatcaaaaacaaaaacaattaccTTTATTTCTCCAAGAAGATGTCTCTCAATGGCATTGAAAGAATCGACAATTTCCAGTTCAGACATCTTAGATATAAAATGTTGTATGTCAGTATTCATTCTCGCCTGCCTCCATAGTCTATGTTGTTCTTGTTCGGCAACAGCACGCCTTCTTTGAAACCATGGCATGAAGTTGTGGCCCCTCAAAAATCGCCTATATAGAAATGAAAAGCATTCAAAGCTCATAACAATTTTTAGAAGGCAACAGAATAATGATGGAAGGCAAAATTAGAATGAAGAATAGTGTATGCAaggaaaacaagttaaaagaCAGAAAAAAGAGGGTGGAAGTAGTGGTAAGTTAAAGTAATTGGCAGTAAATATTTATTACCTATACAGGTCCAGCCAGTTAGATCTCATCCGCTTTGATAAAAACTTCCCTGGGCCTCTTGCCGATAAGCTTCCAAGAAATTCATCGGCATTGAAAGGAGTAAGAGAAGGAGGATCAACAAATGGAGAAGATCCTTCAGAAGGAGTGATAACTCTAAAATATGGTCCAAAAGGGGCCAAAAAGTTTGTAGTAAGCTCCAAAAAATGGCGACGTAATATCTCGTTATTAACAACCGACATTGACTCCTCAACCCTTGGTGACATCCCTGCATCAATAAGCCTATTCAAAATAGAAGTGTCTGGCTTGGTTGTTGCAGCATAGGTAGTCCAAATGGCTTCCTTATGTTCTGTCATGAGACAAAGGGGACCCTCTCTCCTCAACTTAACAGCACTCAACAAATTAGAGGGGGAAAACTTCCTTAGCGAAAGCTGTTGAAGACCAAAGCCTTCTGGCCTAGCAGAAAATCTCCCAGTAGAGGATCTAGCAGCAAGGACAGGCCGGTTTGAATTAGGAGAAGGGCTTCCAACTGAAACTACATGGGGGACAATACGAAGAGCTTTGAGGAAAAAGAGGTTTGTCACACCCAAAACCATTGGAGGAAAGATATCTCCCTCTTGAAGAGAGTTTAAATGGGCAAATTCTGGGTCATGAATGGTGAAATAAGGCCTGAAGTCAACACTACAAAGCAGTGGTGCAACCAGGCTAACAAGACCAGCAACAGCCTCACAACACTGGGGCGGTGTTGGTGCTATAATAAGAATAGGTTCACCAATAAGTAACAACTCCCACAACACCCAAAGTTGCAAGAGTAGGCCCCTGAATATACCAAAAAGATCTGAATCATGGAAAAGACCCTGTGGAACTGATTGATTCGTAGGAAGAAAAGGAGCCATTGAAGAGATAGACTCTTCAAACAGCACTCCACTGTCTGAGGGCAAGCTATGAGCAGGCGGCAAGTTCACCTTAAGCATTGCATTACCAATAGGAAGTTCCATTAACTTACCAGGTATTGGAGCAGGCCATATTGAAACATAAGAAGCTATGTGCTCTAGAGCTTTCTTTCCAATGTCAAAATACAGAGGACCCATGATTTGTAACAAAGGTCTAAACACACTGGAGTAAGGATTGTGAGACAATATCACTACGGATCTTTGATCCCCACCTCGCTTTAGTCTCTCATCATGTCTCTGCCTATTAAACACATAACCATACAAATATTTCGCACCTTTACAGTCACCGgtatttttcattctctttacTTGATCCACCAACTTTGGAGATTGTTCCTTGTCCTCAATCTCAGTTATTTCAGATGAAGACACTTTCCCCCGTTGAGAATTTTCCCTTCTTTGAAACCGGAAAAAGAAGATACAATCATGGATGCTTGAGCGATTCTGGTGCTGGGAAACAGAGTCTGGGAATGAACTAAACGCAACTTCAAGCTCCTCATCTTGTGTAAGACAGCCAGGTGGGTAACACTCTTCAATTAGCTGACCCTGCTCAAGATCAAACTTGATAATGCAAAATGCAACAACCCACTGCCTCAATGATTTCAGGTCTAGCTTCGGGTTGGATTCCgttttcaaagaaaatgaaggagagCGGCTCATCTCTGCTAAATTCAACCCGTCTGTCATCCATTGAATCCCATCATCTCCATCAACTATTTCCACTAAATATTTTCCCAGATTTCTCCTTTCAATACTTGTAGTGAAAAGTTCAATGCTTCACAAAGAAAACCCAGGAAAATGCAAATCATTTTCAGATAACAACACTTCACTTAAGAGGATTTCGTAGGATCGATCGCTGTCACTCTCCATTCggttactaaaaaaaatgaaataaataattaaaaaaaacagtaaaatacaataaaaatctaaaatcttAATTTGGTGGTAAAAGGAAAACTGAAGCATCCCTAGGAAAGAATGGAAACACCAATTTTACTTAGCGAGTTTTCCGCATTTGTAGAAACCAAACCAACATAAAACATCGGATTCACAATTTCATcgggtttcttttctttttgttgggcTCCCACcagtttctcagcaaccaaaagtAGTGCAAAACAACAAACTGAAGAAGATCCAAAAATGGGTATTGAGAGCGTTACCTGAATTCAAGAACCCAGAAACGACGTTTACACGGATCAATCCGGATCGTGCAAAAACAGACACCCAATTGGCCAAAAATAAACGGGTCTCTTCAAGAAATGCAGGAAAATCAGAGGAAAATGGAGACCTGTAGCGGTAGGAATGAGAAGAGAGTGCTGCCAGGCCTTGGGTTTTTTTCCGTAAATAGAAT of Vitis vinifera cultivar Pinot Noir 40024 chromosome 17, ASM3070453v1 contains these proteins:
- the LOC100257778 gene encoding uncharacterized protein LOC100257778, encoding MTDGLNLAEMSRSPSFSLKTESNPKLDLKSLRQWVVAFCIIKFDLEQGQLIEECYPPGCLTQDEELEVAFSSFPDSVSQHQNRSSIHDCIFFFRFQRRENSQRGKVSSSEITEIEDKEQSPKLVDQVKRMKNTGDCKGAKYLYGYVFNRQRHDERLKRGGDQRSVVILSHNPYSSVFRPLLQIMGPLYFDIGKKALEHIASYVSIWPAPIPGKLMELPIGNAMLKVNLPPAHSLPSDSGVLFEESISSMAPFLPTNQSVPQGLFHDSDLFGIFRGLLLQLWVLWELLLIGEPILIIAPTPPQCCEAVAGLVSLVAPLLCSVDFRPYFTIHDPEFAHLNSLQEGDIFPPMVLGVTNLFFLKALRIVPHVVSVGSPSPNSNRPVLAARSSTGRFSARPEGFGLQQLSLRKFSPSNLLSAVKLRREGPLCLMTEHKEAIWTTYAATTKPDTSILNRLIDAGMSPRVEESMSVVNNEILRRHFLELTTNFLAPFGPYFRVITPSEGSSPFVDPPSLTPFNADEFLGSLSARGPGKFLSKRMRSNWLDLYRRFLRGHNFMPWFQRRRAVAEQEQHRLWRQARMNTDIQHFISKMSELEIVDSFNAIERHLLGEIKLLQSERGNPDSAATFQKLKGDLQAVFNLLPKDMQQLLLLNPQKAALLQGSLEVMELPPGHQTTEVGVVASASPR